ACGGTGCCGTCGGTGGCGATCCGTTCGCCCGGCCGGACCACCAGGACATCCCCGACGCGCAGCTCCTTCGCCTCGACCTCGGCGGTGGCGTCGCCGCGCTTGACGAGTGCGGTTTCGGGCACGAGCTTCAACAGCGCCCGCAACCCTGCGCGGGCGCGGTCCATCGCCTTGTCCTCCAGCGCCTCCGCGATGGAGTACAGGAATGCCAGCGCGGCGGCCTCCTCGACGTAGCCGAGGATCACCGCGCCGGTCGCGCTGATCGTCATCAGCAGCCCGATGCCGAACTTGCCCTTGGTGAACAGCTTGCGCAGCGCGCCCGGCACGAACGTGTACGCGCCCAGCAGCAGGCCGATCCAGAACAGCACCAGGCCCGCGGTCTCCGCGCCGGTCCACTCGCACACCAGGCCGGCGGCGAACGCGACGCCGGAGGCGATCGGGATCAGAACGCTCGGGCTCCGATACCACGGCCGGTCATCGTCATCATCGTGGTCGTCGAGGTCGACATGCTCGACCTGCGAACCCGTGACCGCGCTCACGCCCGCACCTCCCCCGCCTGGCAACCCTCGACCCCGCAGTCCGGGTCCATGCACGGCACGCTCTCGTCAACCGCGAGCGTGACATCCACCAGCGCCGTCAGCGCGCGGGCCAGGTGCGGGTCTGCCACCTCGTAGCGGGTCTGTCGGCCCTCGGGCTCGGCCACCACGATCCCGCACCCGCGC
Above is a window of Propioniciclava coleopterorum DNA encoding:
- the cmtR gene encoding Cd(II)/Pb(II)-sensing metalloregulatory transcriptional regulator CmtR, whose amino-acid sequence is MLTISDRLDVMNRLGRAMADPTRSRILLTLLAGPSYPAVLSRELGLSRSNVSNHLTCLRGCGIVVAEPEGRQTRYEVADPHLARALTALVDVTLAVDESVPCMDPDCGVEGCQAGEVRA